CCATCGAGAATCACCAGCACTTGCTGAAAAGTGCCGCCCCGAATCACCAAATCGCTTTGGCTGCCCATGGGTCCACGGGCCTGCATTTCTACACCAGGAATGTAGCGCAGCAATTCATCGATAGAGTGCACGGGTAGTTGGTAAAATTGTTCGCCGCGGAGTACCACAATATTGCGACCAGTTTTGGAGGCCTGCAAAGGCGTGATGCTTGCGGTAACCGTCACCGGGTCGAGGCCTGTATCGGCGCTGTCCTGCGCCAACAATGATTGAGTCAACAGGATGCAAACGGTAAGCAGTGCGGAAATACGCATGTATCTTTCTTTGGTTGGGCGGCAAATATAGGTGGCCCGTAAAATGTGGGTTTGTCGAAGAAGGGAACAATACCGCTACACACTATGTTATATTGCACATAAACTTTTTTGACAGGCACCAACCATTAGTTTTGCCGCCGTCTAATTCATCTATCATGAAGAAACTTGTTGCTACAGGCATCCTGGTCATTTTGTGTACTGCAGCTTTTTTGCAAACCGGCAAACCTGCCAATTATGAAGCGGGCAAAAAAGTATATACGCAAGCCTGTATGCCCTGCCACATGGCCGATGGCAAAGGCATTAGCGGCATGAACCCGCCACTGATAAAAACCGAATGGGTACTGGGCGATAAAAAACGCCTCATCAATATTGTGCTCAAAGGCATTGAAGAGCCACTGACCATTGATGGTGAAGAATACGTGATACCCATGCCTGCTCAACCACAATTGACCAATCAGCAAATTGCAGATGTGCTCACCTACATACGCAACAGCTTTGGCAATAAAGCATCAGTGGTAACTGTGGCGGAGGTGAAGAAGGTGAGGGGCTAAACCCCTAACCCCCTAAAGGGGGCTTTGCAGTTCCAGAGGTAAAAACTGTAACCAACAATGATGCGTTTTGTTGCTGTGAAATCAATTACGATTCTTCAGCGTTCCCTCGTTCCTCAGCATGACGAAACGAAATCAGAAATCGTACATCAGACATCAGACATCAGTATGATTCTGCTTCACTCGGAAAATCTTTTGCTTTCACATCGGTCACATATTGCTGCACGGCACCGGTGATTTGTTCGTGCAGGTTGAGGTACTGCCGTAAAAAGCGGGGCTTAAATTCCGTATTGATGCCGAGCATATCATGCATTACCAGCACTTGACCATCGCAGTATACACCTGCCCCAATGCCAATGGTAGGAATGTGCAAACTTTCCGAAACTTCTTTAGCAAGGCTGGCAGGAATTTTTTCGAGCACAATGGCAAAGCACCCGGCTTCTTGCAGCAGCAATGCATCTTCCCGTAGTTTTTGTGCTTCAGCTTCTTCTTTGGCCCGTACCGTATAAGTGCCAAATTTGTAAATGCTTTGTGGTGTCAAACCCAAGTGGCCCATCACCGGTATGCCGGCATCCACCACTTTTTTGATGCTGTCAAGTATTTCTCTTCCTCCTTCCAGTTTCAAACTGTGGCCACCTGTTTCTTTCATGATGCGAATGGCAGATGCCACGGCTATATCGCTTGTTACTTTGATAAGTGCCAAAAGGCATATCAATCACCACCAAACTACGTTGCACACCACGCACTACACTTTGGGCATGGTATATCATTTGCTCAAGTGTAAGTGGCAATGTGGTTTCATGTCCGGCCATTACATTGCTGGCACTGTCGCCCACCAAAATCACATCAATACCTGCCTGATCAAACAACCGGGCAAACGAAAAATCGTAGGCCGTTATCATGGCAATTTTGCTGCCATCGGTTTTCATTTTCAGCAGGGTATTGGTCGTTATTTTTTTTACAGCAGAATAGGTGCTCATGCCAATGTGTTTTTTCGCCTTGGGCGATATGTGAAATCGGGAAGTGCCTGACAGCAAAGAAAACAAGATTGCTACAGCAGGCAAGGAAATTCGTAGGTAAAACTAACCGGCGGATTTATTTTTCGGTATTCGACAACTGCTCGTACAAGTGATGAATCAAACCATCGGCTAAACCAATTTTGGGTACATAAATCAGTTCGGCATCGGCCCAGCGCATCACGTTGATGTAAATCTGCAAAGCTGGAACAATTACATCGGCGCGGTCTTCCCGCAAGTTGTATTGCAGCATTCTTTCTTGCAAAGAAAAATTGCTGAACTCTTTGTAATAATCCCGCAAGATTTCCAGCGATAGCGGCTTACCATCTTTCTTTTTCGACATGGAGAAAACCTTGTTGATATTGCCGCCACTGCCAATGGCAACCATATTGCTCAGCCCTTTTACATTTCGCTTGATGGTATCTTTCATCACATCCCACTGGTATTCTGCTATCATGCCTTTGAGTAAGCGGATGGTGCCAATATTGAAGGATTGTTTGAAGACCAGTTTGCCTTTGGAAAAGCAAGTGGTTTCGGTACTGCCACCGCCTACATCAATGTAAAGGTAGTTATGGTCGGTGTCCATGTTTTCGGCAATGTGATTTTCGTAAATCATAGCCGCTTCATCAGAGCCGCCGATCACTTCAATATCAATGCCGGTTTCCATTTTTATTTTGCGCAGAATGTCGGGGGCATTGCTGGCATCACGCATGGCGCTGGTGGCGCAGGCTTTCATGTGTTTTACATCGTAGGCATTCATGAGGTGTTTGTAAGCCTTCATGGTTTGCAAAATCATGCCCGTTCTGTGCGGTGAAATTTTCCCTTCTGCAAATACATCCATACCCAGCCGGAGGGGTACCCGCACCAGATTTATTTTACTGAAAACAGGTTTGCCTTTTTCATCGTGCAGCACATCTGAAATGAGCAGACGGGCTGCGTTGCTACCAATATCTATTGCTGCCAAACGCATGCCCAAATAAAGGCTATTTTATCCATTTGCAGGGGAGCTCACGGAGCTGAGTTTTTCGCACAGATTGCACAGCGTTTTTTATTTTCTGCGAAAATCCGTTTTCATCCTGCAAATCCGCGTCCTATGAATTATTACAATTTGCCCACTTTCTCGCTTTCATCAAAACGGGGATGAGCAGGGGATGCCAGTTTTTTGGCAGCGAGGTATTTGTACACTTCAATTTGCGATTTGATTTTGCGTTGACCTTTGGTGGGCACGTATTCGTTTTTCAGTTTGCCTTCCAGTTTGCGGGCCTTCACGTTATCGCTGAGCTGAATGTCCAATATGTCGAGCAGTTCTTGCTTGATGTCGGGGTCGGTGATGGGCACGGCAGCTTCCACCCGATGGTCGAGGTTGCGGACCATAAAATCGGCAGAAGAAATGTACAGCTGCGGTTTGCCATTGTTGTGAAAAGCCAGTACCCGTGCATGTTCCAGGTATTCATCTACAATGCTGATGCACACCGGTTTGATGGCCGGCTTGGGCTTCAGGTCATCAAATACAGCACAGAAAATACCCCGCACAATTAAGCGGACAGCTACACCTGCTTGCGCTGCTTTGTACAAATGTTCAATGAGCAATTGATCACTCAGCGAATTGATTTTGATGGTAATGGCCGCAGGCTTGCCGGCTTTGGCATTGGCGATCTCTTTGTTGATGCAGGCTTGTATGTTTTTGCGCATGCCCGTGGGGCAAACCCACAGCGTTTTGCAAGCCCGCAATGGCGCCATGCCAGCTTGTTGGTTTTTCTAAATAATTGAACAACCGGTTGGTATCAGCCATGATGAGGCGATTGCTGGTGAGCAGGCAATGATCACCATAAATGCGGGCTGTTTTTTCGTTGAGATTGCCCGTGCTGATGAAGCCATAATGCATGAGGCGGTTGCCCGACTTGCGGGTGATCACACAAGCTTTAGCATGCACTTTCATGTTGGGTACACCCGTCAGTACTTTCACCCCTTCTTGCTCCAATACTTCTTTCCAGTAGAGGTTGGCCTCTTCATCAAAACGGGCTTTCAATTCCAGTACCACCGTTACTTTTTTGCCATTGCGTACCGCATTGATGAGGGCATTGATGATTTTGCTATTGCTGGCCAAACGGTATGCTGTGAGCTTTATGCTTTGCACGTCGGCATCCATGGCAGCTTCCCGCAGCAGGTGTATGAGTGAGGTAAATGAATGATATGGAAAGGAGAGCAACACGTCCTGCTGCTTCAATACATCAAACATTTTTTTGCCATCATCTAATGCCGGGTGAATGAAAGATGGCTTACGTGGATTGCGGGTGTTGAACACATCCGGAAAATCCATGAAGTGACGAAAGTTGTGGATGCGGCCACCGGGAATCAGGTTGTCTTTGCGGCTCAGATTGAGGCGGCGCATGAGGTATTCGAGCAAGCCGGCATCCATGTCTTTGTCGTACACAAAACGTACGGGCTTGCCTTCGCGGCGCCGCTTGATGCCCTTCTCAATTTTTTGCGCAATATCGGTGCTGATATCGTTGTCGATGTCGAGCTCAGCATCTTTGGTTACTTTAAAAAGATGGGCATTAAAACTGTCGAAATCGAAGTAGGTGAAAATGTGTTTGAGGTTGTAGCGTATCACATCTTCGAGCAGCATGATGTGTTGCTCTCCCGCTTTTGAGGGCAACAATACAAAGCGGCCCAATGCCTTGGCCGGTATTTCTATCAGCGCATATTTCTGTTGGTACGACTTGCTTTTTTTGCGCATTAC
The Phnomibacter ginsenosidimutans genome window above contains:
- a CDS encoding phospholipase D-like domain-containing protein, whose amino-acid sequence is MRKNIQACINKEIANAKAGKPAAITIKINSLSDQLLIEHLYKAAQAGVAVRLIVRGIFCAVFDDLKPKPAIKPVCISIVDEYLEHARVLAFHNNGKPQLYISSADFMVRNLDHRVEAAVPITDPDIKQELLDILDIQLSDNVKARKLEGKLKNEYVPTKGQRKIKSQIEVYKYLAAKKLASPAHPRFDESEKVGKL
- the ppk1 gene encoding polyphosphate kinase 1 is translated as MAEKKRSIIPRDISWLSFNARVLQEANDPTVPLKERIRFLGIHSNNQDEFFRVRVATLKRMQLVMKKGVKAAMHLEKSPDHILEEIHKVVLQQQHEFARIWENILGELRKQKIHFINEKQLSKEQELFVEKYYDDEVSPNLIPLMIEDIPKMPYLRDKSIYLGVVMRKKSKSYQQKYALIEIPAKALGRFVLLPSKAGEQHIMLLEDVIRYNLKHIFTYFDFDSFNAHLFKVTKDAELDIDNDISTDIAQKIEKGIKRRREGKPVRFVYDKDMDAGLLEYLMRRLNLSRKDNLIPGGRIHNFRHFMDFPDVFNTRNPRKPSFIHPALDDGKKMFDVLKQQDVLLSFPYHSFTSLIHLLREAAMDADVQSIKLTAYRLASNSKIINALINAVRNGKKVTVVLELKARFDEEANLYWKEVLEQEGVKVLTGVPNMKVHAKACVITRKSGNRLMHYGFISTGNLNEKTARIYGDHCLLTSNRLIMADTNRLFNYLEKPTSWHGAIAGLQNAVGLPHGHAQKHTSLHQQRDRQCQSRQACGHYHQNQFAE
- a CDS encoding c-type cytochrome; the protein is MKKLVATGILVILCTAAFLQTGKPANYEAGKKVYTQACMPCHMADGKGISGMNPPLIKTEWVLGDKKRLINIVLKGIEEPLTIDGEEYVIPMPAQPQLTNQQIADVLTYIRNSFGNKASVVTVAEVKKVRG
- a CDS encoding 3-methyl-2-oxobutanoate hydroxymethyltransferase, whose translation is MSTYSAVKKITTNTLLKMKTDGSKIAMITAYDFSFARLFDQAGIDVILVGDSASNVMAGHETTLPLTLEQMIYHAQSVVRGVQRSLVVIDMPFGTYQSNKRYSRGICHSHHERNRWPQFETGRRKRNT
- a CDS encoding exopolyphosphatase, with the translated sequence MRLAAIDIGSNAARLLISDVLHDEKGKPVFSKINLVRVPLRLGMDVFAEGKISPHRTGMILQTMKAYKHLMNAYDVKHMKACATSAMRDASNAPDILRKIKMETGIDIEVIGGSDEAAMIYENHIAENMDTDHNYLYIDVGGGSTETTCFSKGKLVFKQSFNIGTIRLLKGMIAEYQWDVMKDTIKRNVKGLSNMVAIGSGGNINKVFSMSKKKDGKPLSLEILRDYYKEFSNFSLQERMLQYNLREDRADVIVPALQIYINVMRWADAELIYVPKIGLADGLIHHLYEQLSNTEK
- a CDS encoding TonB-dependent receptor, giving the protein MRISALLTVCILLTQSLLAQDSADTGLDPVTVTASITPLQASKTGRNIVVLRGEQFYQLPVHSIDELLRYIPGVEMQARGPMGSQSDLVIRGGTFQQVLVILDGIRLNDPLTGHFSSYIPIAPSEIDRIEVLKGASSAIYGTEAVGGVIHIITKSFANQRKQRTTAQIAVGEYGLFNASAGGTFTTKKVL
- the panB gene encoding 3-methyl-2-oxobutanoate hydroxymethyltransferase — translated: MASAIRIMKETGGHSLKLEGGREILDSIKKVVDAGIPVMGHLGLTPQSIYKFGTYTVRAKEEAEAQKLREDALLLQEAGCFAIVLEKIPASLAKEVSESLHIPTIGIGAGVYCDGQVLVMHDMLGINTEFKPRFLRQYLNLHEQITGAVQQYVTDVKAKDFPSEAESY